In the genome of Rhodoplanes sp. Z2-YC6860, one region contains:
- the ggt gene encoding gamma-glutamyltransferase: MIHLTRRAFAAGLLLVSVAAAHAQIEPQRQQHFPPVEAVTAQHGMVVTQEARASRIGADILKRGGNAVDAAVAVGFTMAVTYPRAGNIGGGGFMVIHLAGTKRKRARDIAIDYRETAPAATTRDVFLGPDGKPDPAKSRDQGLAIGVPGTVAGLTLALQKYGSGKFTLAQLMEPAITLARDGYQTGDEISDTARSSMARLARWPSSAKLFLKPDGTMLARGTLFVQSDLAATLDGIARNGPRAFYEGAVADKISAAVREAGGRMTSEDLKNYKAVERPVLRGTYRDLSVVAMPPPSSGGAVLIEMLNVLEGFDLKRNDANSAHLLVETMRYAYADRAKRLGDPDFVKAPLAGLLSKRYAAAIRAKIDRKHATPSDKIKAPNPNTFEGHNTTHFSILDQYGNAVANTYTLNLNYGVGLVAEGTGVLLNNELDDFAAAPGVPNTFGLVGYEANEPGPNKRPLSSMTPTIVLRHGRPLIVAGAPGGSRIITAVLQVLVNAIDHKMPINEAVHAPRLHHQWLPDETMVEADYPEDIARELVARGDTVRVWPPFTAVQAIMVTPKGIVGAADTRTRGALAVGH; the protein is encoded by the coding sequence ATGATCCATCTCACCCGCCGCGCGTTTGCCGCCGGCCTCCTGCTCGTTTCGGTCGCGGCCGCGCATGCGCAGATCGAGCCGCAACGGCAACAGCACTTCCCGCCGGTCGAGGCCGTCACAGCGCAGCACGGTATGGTGGTAACGCAGGAGGCGCGGGCGAGCCGCATTGGCGCCGATATCCTGAAACGCGGCGGCAACGCCGTCGACGCCGCGGTCGCGGTCGGCTTCACCATGGCGGTAACCTATCCGCGCGCCGGCAACATCGGCGGCGGCGGCTTCATGGTGATCCACCTCGCCGGAACGAAGCGCAAGCGCGCGCGGGACATCGCCATCGACTATCGCGAGACCGCGCCGGCCGCGACCACGCGCGATGTCTTCCTCGGCCCCGACGGCAAGCCCGATCCGGCGAAATCGCGCGACCAGGGCCTCGCGATCGGCGTGCCCGGCACCGTCGCAGGGCTGACGCTTGCGCTCCAAAAATACGGCTCGGGCAAGTTCACGCTGGCGCAGCTCATGGAGCCCGCCATCACGCTCGCCCGCGACGGCTACCAGACCGGCGACGAAATCTCCGACACCGCCCGCTCGTCGATGGCCCGCCTGGCGCGCTGGCCGTCGAGCGCGAAGCTGTTTCTCAAGCCTGATGGCACGATGCTCGCCCGCGGCACGCTGTTCGTGCAGTCCGACCTCGCCGCCACGCTCGACGGCATCGCCAGGAACGGCCCGCGCGCGTTCTACGAAGGCGCGGTCGCCGACAAGATTTCGGCCGCGGTGCGCGAGGCTGGCGGCCGCATGACCAGCGAGGACCTGAAAAACTACAAGGCGGTCGAGCGCCCGGTGCTGCGCGGCACCTATCGCGATCTGTCGGTCGTCGCCATGCCGCCGCCCTCGTCCGGCGGCGCGGTGCTGATCGAGATGCTCAACGTGCTGGAGGGCTTCGACCTCAAGCGCAACGACGCCAACTCGGCGCACCTCCTGGTCGAGACCATGCGCTACGCCTACGCCGACCGCGCCAAGCGCCTCGGCGATCCCGATTTCGTCAAGGCGCCGCTCGCGGGCCTCCTATCGAAGCGCTACGCGGCCGCCATCCGCGCCAAGATCGACCGCAAACACGCGACGCCGTCCGACAAGATCAAGGCGCCCAATCCGAACACGTTCGAGGGCCACAACACCACGCACTTCTCGATCCTCGATCAGTACGGCAACGCGGTCGCCAACACCTACACGCTCAATCTCAATTACGGCGTGGGCCTCGTCGCCGAAGGCACCGGCGTCCTGCTCAACAACGAGCTCGACGATTTCGCAGCAGCGCCAGGCGTGCCGAACACGTTCGGCCTGGTCGGCTACGAGGCCAACGAGCCAGGCCCGAACAAGCGGCCGCTGTCGTCGATGACACCGACCATCGTGCTGCGTCACGGCCGCCCGCTGATCGTCGCAGGCGCCCCGGGCGGCAGCCGCATCATCACCGCGGTGCTGCAGGTGCTGGTCAACGCGATCGACCACAAGATGCCGATCAACGAGGCGGTGCACGCGCCGCGGCTGCATCATCAGTGGCTGCCCGACGAGACGATGGTCGAGGCCGACTATCCGGAGGACATCGCCCGCGAGCTCGTGGCGCGCGGCGACACCGTGCGCGTCTGGCCGCCGTTCACCGCGGTGCAAGCGATCATGGTGACGCCGAAGGGCATCGTCGGCGCGGCCGACACCCGCACCCGCGGCGCGCTCGCGGTGGGGCATTAG
- a CDS encoding IS630 family transposase (programmed frameshift), with translation MTRPLSNDLRERVVAAVRNGESCRTVASRFGVAVSSVVKWSQRYRTTGSVSPSKMGGYRKPVLDPHRAFILERIRQTPHLTLHGLKDELAARGVKVSHNAVWLFLRREDLRFKKTLFALEQARADIARRRKRWRSWQAGLDPRRLVFIDETWIKTSMAPLRGWGRKGDRLRAYAPHGHWRTLTFLGALRHDGLTAPCVFDGPINGECFRAYVQQQLVPALKAGDIVVMDNLGSHKAAVLRQIIRAAGARLWYLPPYSPDLNPIEQAFAKIKHWMRMAQRRTIDDVWRQIGSLVTTIGPRECSNYFANAGYASVKL, from the exons ATGACCCGACCTCTGTCCAATGATCTGCGTGAGCGTGTCGTTGCGGCGGTGCGGAACGGTGAGAGCTGCCGGACGGTGGCTTCGCGGTTCGGCGTGGCGGTGTCGTCGGTGGTGAAGTGGTCTCAGCGCTATCGGACGACTGGCTCAGTGTCGCCGAGCAAGATGGGTGGATATCGCAAGCCGGTGCTCGATCCGCATCGGGCCTTCATCCTGGAGCGCATCAGACAGACCCCGCATCTGACCCTGCATGGGCTGAAGGACGAACTTGCCGCGCGTGGGGTAAAGGTCTCGCACAATGCCGTGTGGCTGTTCCTGCGGCGCGAAGACCTGCGGTTC AAAAAAACACTGTTCGCGCTTGAACAGGCCCGGGCCGACATCGCCCGCAGACGAAAGCGCTGGCGATCCTGGCAGGCCGGTCTCGATCCACGGCGTTTGGTCTTCATCGACGAAACCTGGATCAAGACCAGCATGGCCCCGCTGCGCGGATGGGGACGCAAGGGCGATCGCCTGCGAGCTTACGCGCCGCATGGTCATTGGCGGACGCTGACCTTCCTCGGCGCGCTCCGCCACGACGGCCTCACAGCCCCTTGCGTGTTCGATGGCCCGATCAACGGCGAGTGCTTCCGAGCCTATGTCCAGCAGCAACTCGTTCCCGCACTGAAGGCCGGCGATATTGTCGTCATGGACAACCTCGGAAGCCACAAGGCTGCCGTGCTGCGACAGATCATAAGAGCAGCCGGAGCCAGGCTCTGGTACCTGCCGCCCTACTCGCCGGACCTCAATCCGATCGAGCAGGCCTTCGCCAAGATCAAACATTGGATGCGCATGGCTCAAAGGCGCACCATCGACGATGTCTGGCGCCAAATCGGCAGCCTCGTCACAACCATAGGCCCCCGCGAATGCAGCAACTACTTCGCAAACGCCGGATACGCTTCCGTCAAATTGTGA
- the mscL gene encoding large conductance mechanosensitive channel protein MscL: MLEDFKKFAMRGNVIDLAVGVIIGAAFGAIVTSLVGDLIMPIIGAITGGLDFSNYYLPLSSKVQYGLSYADAKKQGAVLGYGQFLTIAINFLLVAWALFIAIKAISKLQKKEEAKPAPPPADVVLLTEIRDLLKAKA, translated from the coding sequence ATGTTGGAAGACTTCAAAAAATTCGCGATGCGCGGCAACGTCATCGACCTCGCGGTCGGTGTCATCATCGGCGCGGCGTTCGGCGCCATCGTCACCTCGCTGGTCGGCGACCTCATCATGCCGATCATCGGCGCCATCACCGGCGGCCTCGACTTCTCCAACTACTATCTCCCGCTGTCCTCCAAGGTGCAGTATGGGCTGTCCTATGCCGACGCCAAGAAGCAGGGCGCGGTGCTGGGCTACGGCCAGTTCCTCACCATCGCGATCAACTTCCTGCTCGTCGCCTGGGCGCTGTTCATCGCGATCAAGGCGATCAGCAAGCTGCAGAAGAAGGAAGAGGCGAAGCCGGCTCCGCCGCCCGCAGACGTGGTACTTCTGACCGAGATCCGCGACCTGCTGAAGGCCAAGGCCTGA
- a CDS encoding 23S rRNA (adenine(2030)-N(6))-methyltransferase RlmJ → MNYRHAYHAGNHTEVFKHSALCLVIAELQKKTTPFAILDTHAGAGEYNLLSPEAMKTGEALEGIGLAFDKCIPSAAIYLDIVRKRNSARLSSYPGSPKIVQSLLRQEDRLIACELRKDDSSHLRAMFEGDGRISVHQRDGYEAIGAFVPLATKRGVVFIDPPFERADEFQALGQALNAGVAKWPTGIFVAWFPLKDRRGIGALRKQYNLKNPPTLCCEFLRHPLDGVTLAGSGLLICNPPWQLDQKLTTLCRELSIALGQSQAQWDLDWWIRER, encoded by the coding sequence ATGAACTATCGCCATGCCTATCATGCGGGCAATCACACTGAGGTCTTCAAGCATTCGGCTCTGTGCCTCGTCATTGCTGAGCTCCAAAAGAAGACAACTCCATTCGCAATCCTCGATACGCACGCGGGAGCAGGTGAATATAACTTGCTTTCACCAGAGGCTATGAAGACCGGCGAAGCATTGGAAGGTATCGGGTTGGCATTCGATAAGTGCATCCCGAGCGCAGCTATCTATTTGGATATCGTGCGAAAGCGAAATTCTGCCCGGCTTTCTTCCTATCCCGGGTCCCCAAAGATCGTGCAATCTTTATTGAGACAGGAAGATCGGCTTATCGCATGTGAATTGCGAAAAGACGACTCATCGCATTTGCGCGCGATGTTCGAAGGTGATGGACGCATATCGGTTCACCAAAGGGATGGCTACGAGGCGATCGGAGCATTCGTGCCTTTGGCGACTAAGCGCGGCGTGGTGTTTATCGATCCGCCGTTCGAACGCGCGGACGAATTTCAAGCACTCGGGCAGGCTCTGAACGCAGGTGTCGCCAAGTGGCCAACCGGGATTTTCGTGGCTTGGTTTCCTCTAAAGGACAGACGCGGTATCGGGGCGCTCCGCAAGCAGTACAATCTGAAGAATCCGCCAACCCTTTGCTGCGAGTTTCTACGGCATCCGCTTGATGGGGTGACACTGGCAGGGAGCGGGCTTCTCATTTGCAATCCACCTTGGCAATTGGATCAGAAGCTAACGACCTTGTGTCGAGAGCTGTCGATAGCCTTGGGTCAATCACAAGCCCAATGGGATTTGGATTGGTGGATAAGGGAGCGCTGA
- a CDS encoding prolyl-tRNA synthetase associated domain-containing protein: MPITPDELFAALDRLGIAHPTVSHQPLFTVEESQGLRGAIPGGHTKNLFLKDKKSALFLVTALEDAEIELKSLHRRLGATGRFSFGSAEQMLETLGVTPGSVTPFGVINDLGHRVTMVLDEALMRHETINAHPLTNTMTTSIRRDDLVRFLDSTGHPPRILPVAGPEPA, from the coding sequence ATGCCCATCACCCCCGACGAGCTTTTTGCCGCGCTGGACCGCCTCGGCATCGCCCATCCGACCGTCAGCCATCAGCCGCTGTTCACGGTGGAGGAATCCCAGGGCCTGCGCGGCGCCATCCCGGGCGGCCACACCAAGAACCTGTTCCTCAAGGACAAGAAAAGCGCGCTGTTCCTCGTCACCGCGCTGGAAGACGCCGAGATCGAGCTGAAATCGCTGCATCGGCGGCTTGGGGCCACCGGGCGCTTCTCGTTCGGCTCGGCAGAGCAGATGCTGGAGACGCTGGGCGTGACACCCGGCTCGGTGACGCCGTTCGGGGTGATCAACGACCTGGGACATAGGGTCACGATGGTGCTGGACGAGGCGCTGATGCGCCACGAGACCATCAATGCACACCCGCTGACCAACACCATGACGACGTCGATCCGGCGGGACGATCTGGTGCGGTTCCTGGACAGCACGGGGCATCCGCCGCGGATTTTGCCGGTGGCGGGGCCGGAACCTGCGTAG
- the trxA gene encoding thioredoxin, which translates to MSMLQSGGAVPAPAAQDGLIKETTTQGFMKDVIEESKRQPVLIDFWAPWCGPCKQLTPVLEKVVKGAKGKVKLVKMNIDDHPAIPGQMGIQSIPAVIAFVNGQPADGFMGALPESQVLAFIERLTKGKVGGEAQDLMKSAEAALAEGDAQGAAEIYSHLIAEDETNIGAVAGLARAFLAEGDTEQAKATLDKVPEAKRNDTAYAAARAALEVAQQASSVGPVGELEKKVAANPLDHQARFDLAVALSAAGKRAEAVDHLLEVVRRDRKWNDDGARKQLVQFFEAWGPTDEATVAGRRRLSSILFA; encoded by the coding sequence ATGTCGATGTTGCAGAGCGGCGGGGCCGTGCCGGCGCCCGCAGCCCAGGACGGTCTCATCAAGGAGACCACCACCCAGGGCTTCATGAAGGACGTGATCGAGGAGTCGAAGCGCCAGCCGGTGCTGATCGACTTCTGGGCGCCGTGGTGCGGGCCGTGCAAGCAGCTCACGCCCGTGCTGGAGAAGGTGGTCAAAGGCGCCAAGGGCAAGGTCAAGCTGGTCAAGATGAACATCGACGACCATCCGGCCATCCCGGGCCAGATGGGCATCCAGTCGATCCCGGCCGTGATCGCCTTCGTCAACGGCCAGCCGGCCGACGGTTTCATGGGCGCGCTGCCGGAAAGCCAGGTGCTGGCGTTCATCGAGCGGCTGACCAAGGGCAAGGTCGGCGGCGAGGCGCAGGACCTGATGAAGAGCGCGGAAGCGGCGCTCGCCGAAGGCGACGCGCAGGGCGCGGCCGAGATCTATTCGCATCTGATCGCCGAGGACGAGACCAACATCGGCGCGGTCGCGGGGCTCGCCCGCGCGTTCCTCGCGGAAGGCGACACCGAGCAGGCCAAGGCCACGCTCGACAAGGTGCCGGAGGCCAAGCGCAACGACACGGCTTATGCGGCGGCGCGCGCTGCCCTCGAAGTGGCGCAGCAAGCCAGCTCCGTCGGCCCGGTCGGCGAACTGGAAAAGAAGGTCGCGGCCAATCCGCTCGACCACCAGGCGCGGTTCGATCTGGCGGTGGCGCTGAGCGCGGCCGGCAAGCGCGCCGAGGCCGTCGATCATCTCCTCGAGGTGGTCAGGCGCGACCGCAAATGGAACGACGACGGCGCACGCAAGCAGCTTGTGCAGTTCTTCGAAGCCTGGGGTCCGACCGACGAGGCGACGGTCGCGGGCCGGCGCCGTCTGTCATCGATCCTGTTCGCCTGA
- a CDS encoding LON peptidase substrate-binding domain-containing protein, protein MPMNVIYRGSADLPEVIPVFPLPGALLLPRGQLPLNIFEPRYLAMVDDSLRDGHRLIGMIQPDPAHPGTAEKPGLFKVGCIGRITQLAETGDGRYVLQLTGVTRFRVVEELPCATLYRQCRVTTIPFTDDFVARKGEDEVDRKAVLEALTAFLKANNLKTDWDGVESAPNEALVNALAMMSPYGAPEKQALLEAPDLKSRAEILIAVTEMELAKKTAGGGETPLQ, encoded by the coding sequence ATGCCGATGAACGTCATCTATCGCGGGTCGGCCGACCTGCCCGAGGTGATCCCGGTGTTCCCGCTGCCGGGCGCGCTGCTGCTGCCGCGCGGGCAACTGCCGCTGAACATCTTCGAGCCGCGCTATCTCGCGATGGTCGACGACTCGCTGCGCGACGGCCACCGGCTGATCGGCATGATCCAGCCGGACCCGGCACATCCCGGCACGGCCGAGAAGCCGGGCCTGTTCAAGGTCGGCTGCATCGGCCGCATCACGCAATTGGCCGAGACCGGCGACGGGCGCTATGTCCTGCAACTCACCGGCGTGACGCGCTTCCGCGTGGTCGAGGAGTTGCCCTGCGCGACGCTCTACCGGCAATGCCGCGTCACGACGATTCCATTCACGGACGATTTCGTCGCGCGCAAGGGCGAGGACGAGGTCGACCGCAAGGCGGTGCTCGAAGCGCTCACCGCGTTCCTCAAAGCCAACAACCTCAAGACCGACTGGGACGGCGTGGAAAGCGCGCCGAACGAAGCGCTGGTCAACGCGCTGGCGATGATGTCGCCTTATGGTGCTCCCGAGAAGCAGGCGCTGCTCGAAGCGCCGGACCTGAAATCGCGCGCCGAGATCCTGATCGCCGTCACCGAAATGGAGCTCGCGAAGAAAACCGCGGGCGGCGGCGAGACGCCGCTGCAATAA
- a CDS encoding Trm112 family protein — protein sequence MNSPSADRPASSIDPKLLEILVCPVTKSVLEYDAEKQELVSRAAKLAYPIRDGIPIMLPEEARRLD from the coding sequence ATGAACAGCCCTTCCGCCGATCGTCCCGCCTCCAGCATCGATCCGAAGCTCCTTGAAATCCTGGTCTGCCCGGTGACCAAGAGCGTGCTGGAGTATGACGCCGAGAAGCAGGAGCTCGTGTCCCGCGCCGCCAAGCTCGCCTATCCGATCCGCGACGGCATCCCGATCATGCTCCCGGAAGAAGCGCGCCGATTGGATTGA
- a CDS encoding glutathione S-transferase family protein has translation MLKIWGRNTSSNVQKVIWALAEMKVPFERIDVGGAFGKTKDPAYLAMNPNSLVPTLEEEDGFTMWESNSITRYLAAKHKATVLEPADLRTRARAQMWMDWQLSVMAPAITPVFWNLIRMAPDKRDHKAIETGTEKTYAAANMMDTQLGRTKFIASDEFSYGDIPVGIMIYRYMQLFPQRPATPNLDRWYAAISSRPAFKEQVAVVPLS, from the coding sequence ATGCTGAAAATCTGGGGCCGCAACACATCGTCCAACGTGCAGAAGGTGATCTGGGCGCTGGCCGAGATGAAAGTCCCGTTCGAGCGGATCGACGTCGGCGGCGCCTTCGGCAAGACCAAGGACCCGGCCTATCTCGCGATGAATCCCAACTCGCTGGTGCCGACGCTCGAAGAAGAAGACGGCTTCACGATGTGGGAATCGAACTCGATCACGCGCTATCTCGCGGCCAAGCACAAGGCCACGGTGCTCGAGCCCGCGGACCTGAGAACGCGCGCCCGCGCGCAGATGTGGATGGACTGGCAGCTCTCGGTGATGGCGCCCGCGATCACGCCGGTGTTCTGGAATCTGATCCGCATGGCGCCCGACAAGCGCGACCACAAGGCGATCGAGACCGGCACGGAGAAGACCTACGCGGCTGCGAACATGATGGACACGCAGCTCGGCCGCACCAAGTTCATCGCCAGCGACGAGTTCTCCTACGGCGACATCCCGGTCGGCATCATGATCTACCGCTACATGCAGCTCTTCCCGCAGCGGCCGGCGACACCGAACCTCGACCGCTGGTACGCGGCGATCTCGTCGCGGCCTGCGTTCAAGGAGCAGGTCGCCGTGGTGCCGCTGTCGTAG
- a CDS encoding ubiquinone biosynthesis hydroxylase, with protein MAIERRGERIDLVIGGGGFAGLALAIALRQALGDPFKVLVADPAFAKNADQGRASAIAAAARRLFETIGIWCEVEGEAQPILDMVVTDSKLADVMRPTYLTFAGEIASDSRPKHGDASVTHEPFAHMIENHHVIDALIRRAKACGVELSAESVTGFEINGERADVALSGGGTRSARLLVAADGARSRIREAADIESFGWEYGQSGIVTTVAHEREHHGRAEEHFLPAGPFAILPLKGKRSSIVWTEKASEAARIVALPDAQFHDELEQRFGLKLGEIEAVGPRKAFPLGLSVARTFIAERVALVGDAAHVIHPIAGQGLNLGLRDVAALAEAVADAARLGCDIGGPEVLKRYERWRRFDTMMMGVTTDGLNRLFSNRSDALRIVRDVGLGLVERMPRMKEFFIREAAGITGEVPKLLRGEAL; from the coding sequence ATGGCAATCGAGCGGCGCGGCGAGCGGATCGATCTCGTGATCGGCGGCGGCGGGTTCGCAGGCCTGGCGCTGGCCATCGCGTTGCGCCAGGCGCTGGGCGATCCGTTCAAGGTGCTGGTCGCCGATCCGGCTTTCGCGAAAAACGCGGACCAAGGCCGGGCCTCAGCGATCGCGGCCGCGGCGCGGCGGCTGTTCGAGACCATTGGCATCTGGTGCGAGGTCGAGGGCGAGGCGCAGCCGATCCTCGACATGGTGGTGACGGACTCCAAGCTCGCCGACGTGATGCGGCCGACGTATCTGACATTCGCCGGCGAGATCGCGTCGGACAGCCGACCGAAGCACGGCGACGCTTCGGTCACGCATGAACCGTTCGCGCACATGATCGAGAACCATCATGTGATCGACGCGCTGATCCGGCGCGCGAAAGCCTGCGGCGTCGAGCTCAGCGCCGAGTCGGTGACGGGTTTTGAAATCAACGGCGAACGCGCCGACGTGGCGCTGTCCGGGGGCGGCACGCGGAGCGCGCGGCTGCTGGTGGCGGCGGACGGCGCCCGCTCCAGGATCCGCGAAGCCGCGGACATCGAAAGCTTCGGTTGGGAGTACGGGCAGAGCGGCATCGTCACCACGGTGGCGCACGAGCGCGAGCATCACGGCCGCGCCGAGGAGCATTTCCTGCCGGCGGGGCCGTTCGCGATCCTGCCACTGAAGGGCAAGCGCTCGTCGATCGTGTGGACCGAGAAGGCCAGCGAAGCGGCGCGCATCGTCGCGCTGCCGGATGCGCAATTCCACGACGAACTCGAACAGCGGTTTGGTCTCAAGCTCGGCGAGATCGAGGCAGTCGGTCCGCGCAAGGCGTTTCCGCTCGGGCTTTCGGTCGCGCGCACGTTCATCGCCGAGCGCGTCGCGCTGGTCGGCGACGCCGCGCACGTCATCCATCCGATCGCCGGGCAGGGGCTCAATCTCGGCCTGCGCGACGTTGCGGCGCTGGCGGAAGCCGTCGCCGACGCGGCTCGGCTCGGCTGTGACATTGGCGGGCCGGAGGTGCTGAAGCGCTACGAGCGCTGGCGGCGGTTCGACACGATGATGATGGGAGTGACGACCGACGGCCTCAACCGGCTGTTCTCCAACCGCTCCGACGCGCTGCGCATCGTGCGCGATGTGGGGCTTGGTCTGGTGGAGCGGATGCCGCGCATGAAGGAGTTCTTCATCCGCGAGGCGGCGGGCATCACCGGTGAGGTGCCGAAGCTGCTGCGCGGCGAGGCGCTTTAG
- the tesB gene encoding acyl-CoA thioesterase II, with product MNTAAPNSAVQASAVQDLVNILDLEPLEVNLFRGHSPQTGWQRVFGGQVIGQALMAATRTVEGTLPHSLHAYFLLAGDPKVPIIYEVDRIRDGKSFSTRRVVAIQHGRAIFSMSVSFHAEEDGLDHQMTMPDVPHPDALPSDAEIREKILPQLPEAVRRYYERPRPIEMRPVEFGRYSGKAPEDGRFNIWIRTTAKLPDDPAIHRCALAYASDLTLLDTAMLQQKRSVFDKDIMAASLDHALWFHRPFRADQWLLYTQDSPNLHGSRGFARGLIYTADGALAASVTQEGMLRVRRPETIKS from the coding sequence ATGAACACCGCCGCGCCAAACTCCGCTGTCCAAGCCTCTGCCGTTCAAGACCTGGTCAACATCCTCGATTTGGAGCCTCTCGAGGTGAACCTGTTCCGCGGCCACAGCCCGCAGACCGGCTGGCAGCGGGTGTTCGGCGGCCAGGTGATCGGGCAGGCGCTGATGGCCGCCACGCGCACCGTCGAGGGCACGCTGCCGCATTCGCTGCACGCCTACTTCCTTTTGGCCGGCGATCCCAAAGTCCCGATCATCTACGAGGTCGACCGCATCCGCGACGGCAAGAGCTTTTCGACGCGGCGCGTGGTGGCGATCCAGCACGGCCGCGCGATCTTTTCCATGTCGGTGTCGTTCCATGCCGAGGAAGACGGTCTCGACCATCAGATGACGATGCCGGACGTGCCGCATCCCGACGCGCTGCCGAGCGACGCCGAGATCCGCGAGAAGATCCTGCCGCAGCTGCCGGAGGCGGTGCGGCGCTATTACGAGCGGCCCCGGCCCATCGAAATGCGCCCGGTCGAATTCGGCCGCTATTCCGGCAAGGCGCCCGAAGACGGCCGCTTCAACATCTGGATCCGCACCACCGCGAAGCTTCCCGACGATCCGGCGATTCACCGTTGCGCGCTGGCCTACGCGTCGGATCTCACGCTGCTCGACACCGCGATGCTGCAGCAAAAGCGCAGCGTGTTCGACAAAGACATCATGGCGGCGAGCCTCGACCACGCGCTGTGGTTTCACCGGCCGTTCCGCGCCGACCAGTGGCTGCTCTACACCCAGGACAGCCCGAACCTGCACGGCTCCCGCGGCTTCGCCCGCGGCCTGATCTACACCGCGGACGGGGCGCTGGCCGCTTCGGTGACCCAGGAGGGCATGCTCCGGGTGCGGCGGCCGGAAACCATCAAGAGCTGA
- a CDS encoding P-II family nitrogen regulator, producing the protein MKLVMAIIKPFKLEDVRDALSAIGVHGMTVGEVKGYGRQKGHTEIYRGAEYAVNFLPKLKVEVAVEDQMADKAVAAIGNAAKTGQIGDGKIFVYDLGHAVRIRTGETDNDAL; encoded by the coding sequence ATGAAGCTCGTCATGGCCATCATCAAACCGTTCAAGCTCGAGGACGTCCGTGACGCGCTGAGCGCGATCGGTGTCCACGGCATGACGGTCGGCGAGGTCAAAGGCTACGGCCGCCAGAAGGGCCATACTGAAATCTATCGCGGCGCCGAATACGCCGTGAACTTCCTGCCGAAGCTGAAGGTCGAAGTCGCGGTCGAGGACCAGATGGCCGACAAGGCCGTCGCCGCAATCGGCAACGCCGCCAAGACCGGTCAGATCGGCGACGGCAAGATCTTCGTCTACGACCTCGGCCACGCCGTGCGCATCCGCACCGGCGAAACCGACAACGACGCGCTCTAA